The following are encoded in a window of Anopheles gambiae chromosome X, idAnoGambNW_F1_1, whole genome shotgun sequence genomic DNA:
- the LOC1272176 gene encoding anoctamin-2 isoform X5: MVNGNDQPAAVAATTTVPDSQPEAQTEPKPIVPPAGLAAAAAAATTAPNRAQTWKYFQDQRRIVDYVLAFNGEDENAEAKQRRAIYQRNLESEGLQIETENCQRIHFVKIHVPENVLSHYCEIMKMQMPMKKLENQDKIIMRDFSIQSTLVRLFRRPLFNFVIIDRQKFAPPEYRLMYEYSRDKPYLFDDREQNFFTPSIRIAVAHFILERTYFSEAVEEKKDIGIRRLMEDQVYLDAYPLHDGCTDLRSSCQRALLLEEWASISKWIKHQPLDHIKEYFGVKIAMYFAWLGFYTHMLIPASVVGLICFFYGLLTYPANRISQEICDDNGTIMCPQCDKYCDYWYLRTTCNISKLAHIFDNEMTIVFSIFMSVWATLYLEMWKRYSSRIQHRWGITEYCSLAEPPRPQYLSRLKNIKKMMFNIATGAQEPSPPFWTKKFPSFLYSYSVIFLFILLTIAAVFGIVVYRMSLMTSKNIYGDGGSVSGKLIIFPATTAAINLLASTALTYAYQYVAEYMTNVEYRRTQTEYNESLNLKIYLFEFVNYYSSIFYIAFMKGKFPGYPAKYNRILHLRQEECSPGGCLMELCIQLAIIMVGKQAIGAITEILIPFLVQKFKEFRSVLGIDAGSAENGERLICCNQWTKDFNLINWHDRSLFNEYLKMVIQYGFITIFVVAFPLAPFFALLNNVFETRLDAKKFLLYYKRAVPQRVRDLGIWYNIMHVVGKVAVISSAFIIAFSSNFIPRLMYMNVVNPTGTDEGFVNHTLAYFNVSHFEANAAPENSTFSNITICRYSEYRNPPDDPRPYKRPSIYWQILAIRLTFVVIYQNLVSFVQIVVAWAIPDVPTKLQDQIKREQYLTNEYIIEQEKLKMALSGTGGCGGVGGSVAGTRYAQNGCVASEDSSPDDEKANYGSIADDNEYPLRMQTDDCEPYAAYGIVTSRV, translated from the exons ATGGTGAACGGAAACGATCAGccagcggcggtggcggcgacgACGACAGTGCCCGACAGCCAGCCGGAGGCACAGACCGAACCGAAGCCGATCGTACCACCGGCGggattagcagcagcagcagcagcagcaacaacagcaccgaACAGAGCCCAA ACATGGAAGTACTTCCAGGACCAGCGGCGCATCGTCGACTACGTGCTCGCGTTCAACGGCGAGGACGAGAATGCGGAGGCGAAGCAGCGGCGCGCCATCTACCAGCGGAATCTCGAGAGCGAGGGCCTCCAGATCGAGACGGAAAACTGCCAGCGCATCCATTTCGTCAAGATCCACGTGCCGGAGAACGTGCTGTCGCACTACTGCGAGATCATGAAGATGCAGATGCCGATGAAGAAGCTGGAAAACCAGGACAAGATCATAATGCGCGACTTCAGCATCCAGAGCACGCTGGTGCGGCTGTTCCGGCGGCCCCTCTTTAACTTTGTCATCATCGACAGGCAAAAGTTCGCGCCGCCCGAGTACCGGCTGATGTACGAGTACTCGCGCGACAAGCCGTACCTGTTCGACGACCGGGAGCAGAACTTTTTCACGCCCAGCATACGGATCGCGGTCGCCCACTTCATACTAGAGCGGACGTACTTTAGCGAGGCAGTCGAGGAGAAGAAGGACATCGGCATCCGGCGGCTGATGGAGGACCAGGTATACCTCGACGCGTACCCGTTGCACGACGGCTGCACCGATCTGCGGTCGAGCTGCCAGCGCGccctgctgctggaggagtGGGCCTCGATCAGCAAGTGGATCAAGCACCAGCCGCTCGACCACATCAAGGAGTACTTTGGCGTGAAGATTGCGATGTACTTTGCGTGGCTCGGGTTCTACACGCACATGCTGATACCGGCCTCGGTGGTGGGGCTGATATGCTTCTTTTACGGGCTGCTGACGTACCCGGCGAATCGCATCAGTCAGGAGATTTGCGACGACAACGGGACGATCATGTGCCCGCAGTGTGACAAGTACTGCGACTACTGGTACCTGCGGACGACCTGCAACATCTCGAAGCTGGCGCACATCTTCGACAACGAGATGACGATCGTGTTCTCGATCTTTATGTCCGTGTGGG CGACCCTATATCTGGAGATGTGGAAACGCTACTCGTCCCGCATTCAGCATCGCTGGGGCATCACCGAGTACTGCTCGCTGGCGGAACCGCCACGCCCACAGTACCTGTCCCGGCTGAAGAACATCAAGAAGATGATGTTCAACATTGCCACAGGTGCGCAGGAACCGTCGCCACCGTTCTGGACGAAAAAGTTCCCCAGCTTCCTCTACAGTTACTCTGTGATCTTCCTATTT ATTTTACTTACGATAGCGGCCGTCTTCGGTATCGTCGTGTACCGGATGTCGCTGATGACCTCGAAAAACATCTACGGCGACGGTGGGTCGGTGTCGGGCAAGCTGATCATCTTTCCGGCGACGACCGCCGCCATCAATCTGCTCGCCTCGACCGCGCTCACGTACGCCTACCAGTACGTGGCGGAGTACATGACGAACGTGGAGTACCGGCGCACCCAGACCGAGTACAACGAGAGCCTCAACCTGAAGATCTACCTGTTTGAGTTCGTCAACTACTACAGCTCGATCTTCTACATCGCGTTCATGAAGGGCAAGTTCCCGGGCTATCCGGCCAAGTACAACCGGATACTGCACCTGCGGCAGGAGGAGTGCAGCCCGGGCGGCTGCCTGATGGAGCTGTGCATACAGCTCGCGATCATCATGGTGGGCAAGCAGGCGATCGGTGCCATCACGGAGATACTGATACCGTTTCTGGTGCAGAAGTTCAAGGAGTTCCGGAGCGTGCTGGGCATCGATGCGGGCAGTGCGGAGAACGGCGAGCGGCTGATCTGCTGCAACCAGTGGACCAAAGACTTTAACCTCATCAACTGGCACGATCGCAGCCTGTTCAACGAGTATCTCAAGATGG TCATACAGTACGGCTTCATCACGATTTTCGTAGTGGCATTTCCGCTGGCGCCCTTCTTTGCGCTGCTGAACAACGTGTTCGAAACGCGGCTGGACGCGAAAAAGTTCCTGCTCTACTACAAGCGGGCCGTGCCGCAGCGCGTCCGGGATCTTGGCATCTGGTACAACATCATGCACGTGGTCGGCAAGGTGGCCGTCATATCGAGT GCCTTTATCATCGCATTTTCCTCCAACTTTATACCCCGCCTAATGTACATGAACGTCGTCAACCCGACCGGCACGGACGAGGGCTTCGTGAACCACACGCTCGCCTACTTCAACGTGTCGCACTTCGAGGCGAATGCGGCGCCAGAGAACAGCACCTTCTCGAACATTACCATCTGCCGGTACTCGGAGTACCGGAACCCGCCGGACGATCCGCGCCCGTACAAGCGGCCCTCGATCTACTGGCAGATACTGGCGATCCGGCTCACGTTCGTCGTGATCTACCAGAACCTCGTCAGCTTCGTGCAGATAGTGGTGGCGTGGGCGATACCGGACGTGCCGACCAAGCTGCAGGATCAGATCAAGCGCGAGCAGTACCTCACGAACGAGTACATCATCGAGCAGGAAAAGCTGAAGATGGCCCTGTCCGGGACGGGTGGGTGCGGTGGTGTTGGCGGCAGTGTCGCCGGCACCCGGTACGCGCAGAACGGGTGTGTCGCGTCGGAGGACAGCAGCCCGGACGACGAGAAGGCTAACTATGGCTCGATTGCGGACGACAACGAGTACCCGCTGCGGATGCAGACGGATGACTGCGAACCGTACGCCGCGTACGGCATAGTGACGTCGCGGGTGTAG
- the LOC1272176 gene encoding anoctamin-1 isoform X4 has product MYRRVSYQDSDEPDDPAEYQYRDDECYDVLCDLSDFRDAIEPTGSSWDNRTTQHHAEQADRLRSYPRSYFDFGEEDADSTDAPDGMDERDSIYLDAVSVYSDATNRKSLHLSRQTVYHSAEDVRFGSVDSGSGAGPTTDRRLGDDGAGLRQTTEALLHDSRSNGGLANLPYVPRPGATSNGAKGFISGILKPTILSTEYNEKTWKYFQDQRRIVDYVLAFNGEDENAEAKQRRAIYQRNLESEGLQIETENCQRIHFVKIHVPENVLSHYCEIMKMQMPMKKLENQDKIIMRDFSIQSTLVRLFRRPLFNFVIIDRQKFAPPEYRLMYEYSRDKPYLFDDREQNFFTPSIRIAVAHFILERTYFSEAVEEKKDIGIRRLMEDQVYLDAYPLHDGCTDLRSSCQRALLLEEWASISKWIKHQPLDHIKEYFGVKIAMYFAWLGFYTHMLIPASVVGLICFFYGLLTYPANRISQEICDDNGTIMCPQCDKYCDYWYLRTTCNISKLAHIFDNEMTIVFSIFMSVWATLYLEMWKRYSSRIQHRWGITEYCSLAEPPRPQYLSRLKNIKKMMFNIATGAQEPSPPFWTKKFPSFLYSYSVIFLFILLTIAAVFGIVVYRMSLMTSKNIYGDGGSVSGKLIIFPATTAAINLLASTALTYAYQYVAEYMTNVEYRRTQTEYNESLNLKIYLFEFVNYYSSIFYIAFMKGKFPGYPAKYNRILHLRQEECSPGGCLMELCIQLAIIMVGKQAIGAITEILIPFLVQKFKEFRSVLGIDAGSAENGERLICCNQWTKDFNLINWHDRSLFNEYLKMVIQYGFITIFVVAFPLAPFFALLNNVFETRLDAKKFLLYYKRAVPQRVRDLGIWYNIMHVVGKVAVISSAFIIAFSSNFIPRLMYMNVVNPTGTDEGFVNHTLAYFNVSHFEANAAPENSTFSNITICRYSEYRNPPDDPRPYKRPSIYWQILAIRLTFVVIYQNLVSFVQIVVAWAIPDVPTKLQDQIKREQYLTNEYIIEQEKLKMALSGTGGCGGVGGSVAGTRYAQNGCVASEDSSPDDEKANYGSIADDNEYPLRMQTDDCEPYAAYGIVTSRV; this is encoded by the exons ATGTATCGGCGAG TGAGCTACCAGGATAGTGACGAGCCGGACGATCCGGCCGAGTACCAGTACCGGGACGACGAGTGCTACGATGTGCTGTGCGATCTGAGCGACTTTCGGGATGCGATAGAACCGACCGGGAGCAGCTGGGACAACCGTACAACGCAGCACCACGCTGAGCAGGCGGACCGGCTGCGATCCTACCCACGGTCGTACTTTGACTTTGGCGAGGAAGACGCCGACAGTACCGACGCCCCGGACGGAATGGACGAGCGGGACAGCATCTACCTGGACGCGGTGTCCGTCTACTCGGACGCGACCAATCGCAAATCGCTGCACCTGTCCCGGCAGACCGTCTACCATTCGGCGGAGGACGTGCGGTTCGGCTCGGTCGATTCGGGCAGCGGTGCCGGTCCGACGACGGACCGGCGGCTCGGCGACGACGGTGCCGGGCTGCGGCAGACGACCGAGGCGCTGCTGCACGACTCGCGCTCGAACGGTGGGCTAGCGAACCTGCCGTACGTGCCGCGGCCGGGCGCGACCAGCAACGGTGCGAAGGGCTTCATCAGCGGCATCCTGAAGCCGACCATCCTCAGCACCGAGTACAACGAAAAG ACATGGAAGTACTTCCAGGACCAGCGGCGCATCGTCGACTACGTGCTCGCGTTCAACGGCGAGGACGAGAATGCGGAGGCGAAGCAGCGGCGCGCCATCTACCAGCGGAATCTCGAGAGCGAGGGCCTCCAGATCGAGACGGAAAACTGCCAGCGCATCCATTTCGTCAAGATCCACGTGCCGGAGAACGTGCTGTCGCACTACTGCGAGATCATGAAGATGCAGATGCCGATGAAGAAGCTGGAAAACCAGGACAAGATCATAATGCGCGACTTCAGCATCCAGAGCACGCTGGTGCGGCTGTTCCGGCGGCCCCTCTTTAACTTTGTCATCATCGACAGGCAAAAGTTCGCGCCGCCCGAGTACCGGCTGATGTACGAGTACTCGCGCGACAAGCCGTACCTGTTCGACGACCGGGAGCAGAACTTTTTCACGCCCAGCATACGGATCGCGGTCGCCCACTTCATACTAGAGCGGACGTACTTTAGCGAGGCAGTCGAGGAGAAGAAGGACATCGGCATCCGGCGGCTGATGGAGGACCAGGTATACCTCGACGCGTACCCGTTGCACGACGGCTGCACCGATCTGCGGTCGAGCTGCCAGCGCGccctgctgctggaggagtGGGCCTCGATCAGCAAGTGGATCAAGCACCAGCCGCTCGACCACATCAAGGAGTACTTTGGCGTGAAGATTGCGATGTACTTTGCGTGGCTCGGGTTCTACACGCACATGCTGATACCGGCCTCGGTGGTGGGGCTGATATGCTTCTTTTACGGGCTGCTGACGTACCCGGCGAATCGCATCAGTCAGGAGATTTGCGACGACAACGGGACGATCATGTGCCCGCAGTGTGACAAGTACTGCGACTACTGGTACCTGCGGACGACCTGCAACATCTCGAAGCTGGCGCACATCTTCGACAACGAGATGACGATCGTGTTCTCGATCTTTATGTCCGTGTGGG CGACCCTATATCTGGAGATGTGGAAACGCTACTCGTCCCGCATTCAGCATCGCTGGGGCATCACCGAGTACTGCTCGCTGGCGGAACCGCCACGCCCACAGTACCTGTCCCGGCTGAAGAACATCAAGAAGATGATGTTCAACATTGCCACAGGTGCGCAGGAACCGTCGCCACCGTTCTGGACGAAAAAGTTCCCCAGCTTCCTCTACAGTTACTCTGTGATCTTCCTATTT ATTTTACTTACGATAGCGGCCGTCTTCGGTATCGTCGTGTACCGGATGTCGCTGATGACCTCGAAAAACATCTACGGCGACGGTGGGTCGGTGTCGGGCAAGCTGATCATCTTTCCGGCGACGACCGCCGCCATCAATCTGCTCGCCTCGACCGCGCTCACGTACGCCTACCAGTACGTGGCGGAGTACATGACGAACGTGGAGTACCGGCGCACCCAGACCGAGTACAACGAGAGCCTCAACCTGAAGATCTACCTGTTTGAGTTCGTCAACTACTACAGCTCGATCTTCTACATCGCGTTCATGAAGGGCAAGTTCCCGGGCTATCCGGCCAAGTACAACCGGATACTGCACCTGCGGCAGGAGGAGTGCAGCCCGGGCGGCTGCCTGATGGAGCTGTGCATACAGCTCGCGATCATCATGGTGGGCAAGCAGGCGATCGGTGCCATCACGGAGATACTGATACCGTTTCTGGTGCAGAAGTTCAAGGAGTTCCGGAGCGTGCTGGGCATCGATGCGGGCAGTGCGGAGAACGGCGAGCGGCTGATCTGCTGCAACCAGTGGACCAAAGACTTTAACCTCATCAACTGGCACGATCGCAGCCTGTTCAACGAGTATCTCAAGATGG TCATACAGTACGGCTTCATCACGATTTTCGTAGTGGCATTTCCGCTGGCGCCCTTCTTTGCGCTGCTGAACAACGTGTTCGAAACGCGGCTGGACGCGAAAAAGTTCCTGCTCTACTACAAGCGGGCCGTGCCGCAGCGCGTCCGGGATCTTGGCATCTGGTACAACATCATGCACGTGGTCGGCAAGGTGGCCGTCATATCGAGT GCCTTTATCATCGCATTTTCCTCCAACTTTATACCCCGCCTAATGTACATGAACGTCGTCAACCCGACCGGCACGGACGAGGGCTTCGTGAACCACACGCTCGCCTACTTCAACGTGTCGCACTTCGAGGCGAATGCGGCGCCAGAGAACAGCACCTTCTCGAACATTACCATCTGCCGGTACTCGGAGTACCGGAACCCGCCGGACGATCCGCGCCCGTACAAGCGGCCCTCGATCTACTGGCAGATACTGGCGATCCGGCTCACGTTCGTCGTGATCTACCAGAACCTCGTCAGCTTCGTGCAGATAGTGGTGGCGTGGGCGATACCGGACGTGCCGACCAAGCTGCAGGATCAGATCAAGCGCGAGCAGTACCTCACGAACGAGTACATCATCGAGCAGGAAAAGCTGAAGATGGCCCTGTCCGGGACGGGTGGGTGCGGTGGTGTTGGCGGCAGTGTCGCCGGCACCCGGTACGCGCAGAACGGGTGTGTCGCGTCGGAGGACAGCAGCCCGGACGACGAGAAGGCTAACTATGGCTCGATTGCGGACGACAACGAGTACCCGCTGCGGATGCAGACGGATGACTGCGAACCGTACGCCGCGTACGGCATAGTGACGTCGCGGGTGTAG
- the LOC1272176 gene encoding anoctamin-1 isoform X6 — MDERDSIYLDAVSVYSDATNRKSLHLSRQTVYHSAEDVRFGSVDSGSGAGPTTDRRLGDDGAGLRQTTEALLHDSRSNGGLANLPYVPRPGATSNGAKGFISGILKPTILSTEYNEKTWKYFQDQRRIVDYVLAFNGEDENAEAKQRRAIYQRNLESEGLQIETENCQRIHFVKIHVPENVLSHYCEIMKMQMPMKKLENQDKIIMRDFSIQSTLVRLFRRPLFNFVIIDRQKFAPPEYRLMYEYSRDKPYLFDDREQNFFTPSIRIAVAHFILERTYFSEAVEEKKDIGIRRLMEDQVYLDAYPLHDGCTDLRSSCQRALLLEEWASISKWIKHQPLDHIKEYFGVKIAMYFAWLGFYTHMLIPASVVGLICFFYGLLTYPANRISQEICDDNGTIMCPQCDKYCDYWYLRTTCNISKLAHIFDNEMTIVFSIFMSVWATLYLEMWKRYSSRIQHRWGITEYCSLAEPPRPQYLSRLKNIKKMMFNIATGAQEPSPPFWTKKFPSFLYSYSVIFLFILLTIAAVFGIVVYRMSLMTSKNIYGDGGSVSGKLIIFPATTAAINLLASTALTYAYQYVAEYMTNVEYRRTQTEYNESLNLKIYLFEFVNYYSSIFYIAFMKGKFPGYPAKYNRILHLRQEECSPGGCLMELCIQLAIIMVGKQAIGAITEILIPFLVQKFKEFRSVLGIDAGSAENGERLICCNQWTKDFNLINWHDRSLFNEYLKMVIQYGFITIFVVAFPLAPFFALLNNVFETRLDAKKFLLYYKRAVPQRVRDLGIWYNIMHVVGKVAVISSAFIIAFSSNFIPRLMYMNVVNPTGTDEGFVNHTLAYFNVSHFEANAAPENSTFSNITICRYSEYRNPPDDPRPYKRPSIYWQILAIRLTFVVIYQNLVSFVQIVVAWAIPDVPTKLQDQIKREQYLTNEYIIEQEKLKMALSGTGGCGGVGGSVAGTRYAQNGCVASEDSSPDDEKANYGSIADDNEYPLRMQTDDCEPYAAYGIVTSRV; from the exons ATGGACGAGCGGGACAGCATCTACCTGGACGCGGTGTCCGTCTACTCGGACGCGACCAATCGCAAATCGCTGCACCTGTCCCGGCAGACCGTCTACCATTCGGCGGAGGACGTGCGGTTCGGCTCGGTCGATTCGGGCAGCGGTGCCGGTCCGACGACGGACCGGCGGCTCGGCGACGACGGTGCCGGGCTGCGGCAGACGACCGAGGCGCTGCTGCACGACTCGCGCTCGAACGGTGGGCTAGCGAACCTGCCGTACGTGCCGCGGCCGGGCGCGACCAGCAACGGTGCGAAGGGCTTCATCAGCGGCATCCTGAAGCCGACCATCCTCAGCACCGAGTACAACGAAAAG ACATGGAAGTACTTCCAGGACCAGCGGCGCATCGTCGACTACGTGCTCGCGTTCAACGGCGAGGACGAGAATGCGGAGGCGAAGCAGCGGCGCGCCATCTACCAGCGGAATCTCGAGAGCGAGGGCCTCCAGATCGAGACGGAAAACTGCCAGCGCATCCATTTCGTCAAGATCCACGTGCCGGAGAACGTGCTGTCGCACTACTGCGAGATCATGAAGATGCAGATGCCGATGAAGAAGCTGGAAAACCAGGACAAGATCATAATGCGCGACTTCAGCATCCAGAGCACGCTGGTGCGGCTGTTCCGGCGGCCCCTCTTTAACTTTGTCATCATCGACAGGCAAAAGTTCGCGCCGCCCGAGTACCGGCTGATGTACGAGTACTCGCGCGACAAGCCGTACCTGTTCGACGACCGGGAGCAGAACTTTTTCACGCCCAGCATACGGATCGCGGTCGCCCACTTCATACTAGAGCGGACGTACTTTAGCGAGGCAGTCGAGGAGAAGAAGGACATCGGCATCCGGCGGCTGATGGAGGACCAGGTATACCTCGACGCGTACCCGTTGCACGACGGCTGCACCGATCTGCGGTCGAGCTGCCAGCGCGccctgctgctggaggagtGGGCCTCGATCAGCAAGTGGATCAAGCACCAGCCGCTCGACCACATCAAGGAGTACTTTGGCGTGAAGATTGCGATGTACTTTGCGTGGCTCGGGTTCTACACGCACATGCTGATACCGGCCTCGGTGGTGGGGCTGATATGCTTCTTTTACGGGCTGCTGACGTACCCGGCGAATCGCATCAGTCAGGAGATTTGCGACGACAACGGGACGATCATGTGCCCGCAGTGTGACAAGTACTGCGACTACTGGTACCTGCGGACGACCTGCAACATCTCGAAGCTGGCGCACATCTTCGACAACGAGATGACGATCGTGTTCTCGATCTTTATGTCCGTGTGGG CGACCCTATATCTGGAGATGTGGAAACGCTACTCGTCCCGCATTCAGCATCGCTGGGGCATCACCGAGTACTGCTCGCTGGCGGAACCGCCACGCCCACAGTACCTGTCCCGGCTGAAGAACATCAAGAAGATGATGTTCAACATTGCCACAGGTGCGCAGGAACCGTCGCCACCGTTCTGGACGAAAAAGTTCCCCAGCTTCCTCTACAGTTACTCTGTGATCTTCCTATTT ATTTTACTTACGATAGCGGCCGTCTTCGGTATCGTCGTGTACCGGATGTCGCTGATGACCTCGAAAAACATCTACGGCGACGGTGGGTCGGTGTCGGGCAAGCTGATCATCTTTCCGGCGACGACCGCCGCCATCAATCTGCTCGCCTCGACCGCGCTCACGTACGCCTACCAGTACGTGGCGGAGTACATGACGAACGTGGAGTACCGGCGCACCCAGACCGAGTACAACGAGAGCCTCAACCTGAAGATCTACCTGTTTGAGTTCGTCAACTACTACAGCTCGATCTTCTACATCGCGTTCATGAAGGGCAAGTTCCCGGGCTATCCGGCCAAGTACAACCGGATACTGCACCTGCGGCAGGAGGAGTGCAGCCCGGGCGGCTGCCTGATGGAGCTGTGCATACAGCTCGCGATCATCATGGTGGGCAAGCAGGCGATCGGTGCCATCACGGAGATACTGATACCGTTTCTGGTGCAGAAGTTCAAGGAGTTCCGGAGCGTGCTGGGCATCGATGCGGGCAGTGCGGAGAACGGCGAGCGGCTGATCTGCTGCAACCAGTGGACCAAAGACTTTAACCTCATCAACTGGCACGATCGCAGCCTGTTCAACGAGTATCTCAAGATGG TCATACAGTACGGCTTCATCACGATTTTCGTAGTGGCATTTCCGCTGGCGCCCTTCTTTGCGCTGCTGAACAACGTGTTCGAAACGCGGCTGGACGCGAAAAAGTTCCTGCTCTACTACAAGCGGGCCGTGCCGCAGCGCGTCCGGGATCTTGGCATCTGGTACAACATCATGCACGTGGTCGGCAAGGTGGCCGTCATATCGAGT GCCTTTATCATCGCATTTTCCTCCAACTTTATACCCCGCCTAATGTACATGAACGTCGTCAACCCGACCGGCACGGACGAGGGCTTCGTGAACCACACGCTCGCCTACTTCAACGTGTCGCACTTCGAGGCGAATGCGGCGCCAGAGAACAGCACCTTCTCGAACATTACCATCTGCCGGTACTCGGAGTACCGGAACCCGCCGGACGATCCGCGCCCGTACAAGCGGCCCTCGATCTACTGGCAGATACTGGCGATCCGGCTCACGTTCGTCGTGATCTACCAGAACCTCGTCAGCTTCGTGCAGATAGTGGTGGCGTGGGCGATACCGGACGTGCCGACCAAGCTGCAGGATCAGATCAAGCGCGAGCAGTACCTCACGAACGAGTACATCATCGAGCAGGAAAAGCTGAAGATGGCCCTGTCCGGGACGGGTGGGTGCGGTGGTGTTGGCGGCAGTGTCGCCGGCACCCGGTACGCGCAGAACGGGTGTGTCGCGTCGGAGGACAGCAGCCCGGACGACGAGAAGGCTAACTATGGCTCGATTGCGGACGACAACGAGTACCCGCTGCGGATGCAGACGGATGACTGCGAACCGTACGCCGCGTACGGCATAGTGACGTCGCGGGTGTAG